A region from the Sulfurimonas sp. genome encodes:
- the truA gene encoding tRNA pseudouridine(38-40) synthase TruA, with translation MKCAVTLAYDGTNFLGSQTQESSPNTIFGRVQSALGQLNIDSKTTPSGRTDRGVHATGQVCHIDLPEFWSDLTKLKKVLNDMLPSSIRIKSIKAAADDFHARYSAKKRVYRYIIKEGQSNPFESNYVTFLDSVDFAKIEKNIKLFCGEFDFKQFMKSGSDIKSTTRVIYRAFAYKHKGFIILNFEANGFLRSQIRLMVGALLTLDANEIREQLECKKRHKIKPATSNGLYLSKIKY, from the coding sequence ATGAAATGCGCCGTGACTCTTGCCTATGACGGCACAAATTTTCTAGGGTCTCAAACACAAGAGAGTTCACCAAATACTATATTTGGAAGAGTGCAAAGTGCTTTGGGGCAATTAAACATAGACTCAAAAACAACTCCGAGCGGAAGAACCGATAGAGGCGTTCATGCTACAGGACAAGTTTGTCATATTGATTTACCTGAATTTTGGAGCGATCTGACAAAGCTCAAAAAAGTTTTAAACGATATGCTACCCTCTTCTATACGCATAAAAAGCATAAAAGCGGCAGCCGATGATTTTCATGCAAGATACAGCGCAAAAAAAAGAGTTTACAGATACATCATAAAAGAGGGTCAAAGCAACCCTTTTGAATCTAATTATGTTACTTTTTTAGATAGCGTTGATTTTGCGAAAATAGAGAAAAATATAAAACTTTTTTGCGGTGAATTTGATTTTAAGCAGTTTATGAAAAGCGGAAGCGATATAAAAAGTACGACTAGAGTTATATACAGAGCTTTCGCGTATAAACACAAAGGGTTTATAATCCTAAACTTTGAGGCAAACGGATTTTTAAGAAGTCAAATCAGATTAATGGTTGGCGCTCTTTTAACTCTTGATGCCAACGAGATAAGAGAGCAGCTGGAGTGTAAAAAAAGACACAAGATAAAACCTGCAACAAGCAACGGTTTGTATTTGAGTAAAATCAAATACTGA
- a CDS encoding LptF/LptG family permease yields MKILQNYIKQSLFILFLSIFLPLFSIASIVFLIKMATYTAVIKLSLFEMSKLFFFMLPELLFYTLPISFFVAATLTLFKLSNDNEIIVLFALGIKPKFILKTLFVPALFLSAILLFNFFVLFPHAKVLSYNFLSYKKSEAKFNLSASEFGHKFGEWLLYIGKDNLDETYSDVILFNKKQNEEVVVGAKKAQIINDSGILRLKLTSGEGYSYSKEKFTQINFEFMFINDTMKTELDEYQTPLEYWFPKNQPSKMEKKLITNILLSIFPLLGLFAVASIGIIHARHQKGKVYLFLFAGIIIYHTLAISLQLLIGAYAVPALIFGWLIATYIIYKKTIVAKF; encoded by the coding sequence ATGAAAATATTACAAAATTATATAAAGCAGTCTCTCTTTATTCTATTTTTATCGATATTTTTACCGCTTTTCTCCATTGCATCTATAGTTTTTTTGATAAAGATGGCTACATATACGGCAGTAATCAAACTATCTCTCTTTGAGATGAGCAAGCTCTTTTTCTTTATGTTACCGGAACTTCTCTTTTACACACTTCCGATATCATTCTTTGTAGCAGCTACGCTTACCCTCTTTAAGCTTTCAAACGATAATGAAATAATCGTTCTATTTGCTTTGGGCATCAAGCCTAAATTTATTTTAAAAACACTCTTTGTTCCTGCCCTATTTTTATCCGCAATACTTCTTTTTAATTTTTTCGTACTGTTTCCACATGCAAAAGTACTCTCATATAATTTTTTATCATACAAAAAAAGTGAAGCAAAATTCAATCTATCAGCTTCTGAATTTGGACATAAGTTCGGTGAATGGCTACTTTACATCGGAAAAGATAATCTCGATGAAACATACTCTGATGTAATTTTGTTCAACAAAAAACAAAATGAAGAGGTTGTAGTAGGAGCAAAAAAAGCCCAAATCATAAATGATTCCGGAATTTTAAGACTTAAGCTTACCTCCGGAGAGGGATATAGTTATTCAAAAGAAAAATTTACACAAATAAATTTTGAATTTATGTTTATAAACGATACCATGAAAACAGAATTAGATGAGTATCAAACACCGTTAGAGTATTGGTTTCCTAAAAATCAACCTTCTAAAATGGAAAAAAAGTTAATAACAAATATTTTGCTTAGTATTTTTCCACTCCTTGGCCTATTTGCCGTTGCCAGTATCGGTATTATTCATGCAAGGCATCAAAAAGGAAAAGTTTATCTATTTTTATTTGCAGGAATTATAATCTACCATACTCTTGCTATATCGCTTCAGCTTCTTATTGGTGCTTATGCCGTACCGGCTTTGATTTTTGGATGGCTTATAGCTACATATATAATCTATAAAAAAACCATAGTTGCCAAGTTTTAG
- a CDS encoding A24 family peptidase, translating into MELALAFILGTLFGSFLNVVILRLPKDESIVFDASHCQTCKNPLKPWHNIPLFSWIFLRGRCSFCNTKISLQYPLIELASGLIFLVLANKFGLSFPALLIGFSFLTLLALSMIDFKYKMIPDSLNLLALLFAIFGAWNLSGIAANFQNALLFAGGFTLLRFAISYVLTSSAHRHAKKTITPWTKNYHTYPFIEAMGEGDIMVAATMGALLGVKLTLVAIFLSALLSLPVMLFVMKRSKEEQRVPFVPFLAMATFIVYIFDSPILRYIEANY; encoded by the coding sequence GTGGAACTAGCATTGGCTTTTATCTTAGGAACCCTTTTTGGTTCATTTTTAAATGTAGTTATCTTACGGCTTCCAAAAGATGAGAGCATCGTCTTTGACGCTTCTCACTGCCAGACATGTAAAAATCCTCTTAAACCTTGGCATAACATACCTCTCTTCTCTTGGATTTTTTTACGAGGAAGATGCTCATTTTGCAACACTAAAATTTCACTTCAGTATCCGCTCATAGAGCTTGCTTCAGGTTTGATTTTTTTAGTTTTGGCAAACAAGTTTGGACTTAGCTTTCCCGCTCTTTTGATCGGGTTTAGTTTTTTAACTCTACTGGCACTTTCTATGATAGATTTTAAGTACAAAATGATTCCTGACTCGCTAAATCTTTTGGCTTTGCTCTTTGCGATATTTGGAGCATGGAATCTAAGCGGAATTGCTGCGAACTTTCAAAATGCCCTGCTCTTTGCCGGCGGATTTACTCTGCTGAGATTTGCCATCTCTTATGTACTGACTTCCTCTGCTCACAGACATGCAAAAAAAACTATAACGCCTTGGACGAAAAACTATCATACCTACCCGTTTATAGAAGCTATGGGTGAGGGAGATATAATGGTTGCTGCTACTATGGGAGCGCTTCTTGGAGTTAAACTCACTCTTGTTGCTATATTTTTATCGGCTCTTTTGTCACTCCCCGTTATGCTCTTTGTAATGAAGAGATCAAAAGAAGAGCAAAGAGTCCCTTTTGTGCCGTTTTTGGCAATGGCTACATTTATAGTATATATATTTGACAGCCCTATTTTAAGATATATTGAGGCAAATTACTGA
- a CDS encoding di-trans,poly-cis-decaprenylcistransferase, with amino-acid sequence MNKARHIAIIMDGNGRWAELKGKKRAEGHEVGAKIVREITEFCSKNDDIESLTLYAFSTENWKRPRLEVEYLMKLLKKYLDSELENYLQNNIRFEAIGDIRAFSKSLQQTIKNVQEKTVHCDGLVQSLALNYGAQDEIIRAVNRIKSYENDITEAMLKNALDCKHDVDLIIRTGGDHRLSNFLLWQAAYAELFFTDTLWPDFTTNELEKIIKDFTKIERRFGGLK; translated from the coding sequence ATGAATAAAGCAAGACATATAGCAATTATTATGGACGGCAACGGTCGTTGGGCGGAACTTAAAGGGAAAAAAAGAGCCGAGGGTCATGAAGTCGGTGCAAAAATAGTCAGAGAAATAACGGAGTTTTGTTCAAAAAATGACGATATCGAGAGTTTGACGCTTTATGCTTTTTCAACCGAAAATTGGAAAAGACCCCGCTTGGAAGTCGAATATCTAATGAAACTTTTAAAAAAATATTTAGATAGCGAACTAGAAAACTATCTGCAAAACAATATTAGATTTGAAGCAATAGGCGACATTAGAGCTTTTTCAAAATCCCTACAGCAAACGATTAAAAATGTTCAAGAAAAAACCGTTCACTGTGACGGTTTGGTTCAGTCGCTTGCACTTAACTACGGTGCGCAAGACGAGATAATCAGAGCCGTAAACAGAATAAAAAGTTATGAAAACGACATAACCGAAGCGATGCTTAAAAATGCGCTTGATTGCAAACATGATGTTGATTTGATTATCCGCACAGGCGGAGATCATAGACTCTCTAATTTTTTATTATGGCAGGCGGCTTATGCAGAACTGTTTTTTACCGACACGCTCTGGCCTGATTTTACAACTAACGAGTTAGAGAAAATCATAAAAGATTTTACAAAAATTGAGAGAAGATTCGGAGGATTAAAATAG
- the coaBC gene encoding bifunctional phosphopantothenoylcysteine decarboxylase/phosphopantothenate--cysteine ligase CoaBC yields the protein MLIPSNLLSGKKILLGVTGSIAVYKSLDLVRLFTKAGAEVKVVMSEAAKKFVTPLTFETLSGNQVLDDTNESWVTNHNHIKAGEWADLFVIAPATANTIAKLANAIADNMLLQTALAYPHLKIIAPSANTNMLENPFTKANLKMLGIANYEIADTQTKELACKSVGNGAMAEPIEIFWHSAKALLKDEFWADRRVIVTGGGTIEKIDEVRFISNFSSGKMASALAAALYCKGADVNLISSKFDKDLPLELYTIEIENSNEMLEYLTDSIRIAKKGKLSKATLMRDEQIHLIQKKPYLFMAAAVSDYVAAYAQTGKLKKEALGSDWDLKLKQNVDILNAIDKNGITTVGFKAEMDEKNAQQNALKMLQSKNLDAVCLNILKNSSSFGSDTNKVDFITSDKSESIETADKLTVAFEILEHAKKIS from the coding sequence ATGCTTATTCCGTCAAATTTATTAAGCGGTAAAAAAATACTTCTTGGAGTAACCGGTTCCATTGCCGTTTATAAATCACTAGATCTCGTAAGACTTTTTACCAAAGCAGGCGCAGAGGTTAAAGTCGTGATGAGCGAAGCCGCTAAAAAATTTGTAACGCCTCTTACTTTTGAGACTCTCTCGGGCAATCAAGTATTGGACGATACTAATGAGTCATGGGTAACCAACCACAACCACATAAAGGCAGGCGAATGGGCGGATTTGTTTGTCATAGCTCCCGCAACCGCAAATACCATTGCAAAATTGGCAAATGCCATAGCCGACAATATGCTTTTGCAAACCGCACTTGCATATCCGCACCTAAAAATAATCGCACCCTCTGCAAATACGAATATGCTGGAAAACCCTTTTACAAAAGCAAATCTTAAAATGCTGGGTATCGCAAACTATGAGATAGCAGATACGCAAACAAAAGAGCTTGCATGCAAAAGCGTAGGAAACGGCGCTATGGCTGAACCGATAGAGATTTTTTGGCACTCTGCAAAAGCTCTGCTTAAAGATGAGTTTTGGGCAGACAGAAGAGTAATCGTAACTGGCGGCGGAACTATTGAGAAGATAGATGAAGTTCGTTTTATATCAAATTTTTCAAGCGGGAAAATGGCTTCTGCTTTGGCTGCCGCACTCTACTGCAAAGGTGCGGATGTAAACCTGATCTCAAGTAAATTCGACAAAGATTTGCCGCTGGAGCTATACACTATAGAGATAGAGAATTCAAATGAGATGCTGGAATATCTAACCGACTCTATTCGCATCGCCAAAAAAGGCAAACTATCAAAAGCAACGCTTATGAGAGATGAGCAGATTCATCTGATTCAAAAAAAACCGTACCTATTTATGGCAGCAGCGGTTAGCGACTATGTAGCGGCGTATGCGCAAACCGGAAAACTAAAAAAAGAGGCTCTGGGCAGCGATTGGGATTTGAAACTGAAACAAAATGTCGATATTTTAAACGCTATTGACAAAAACGGCATTACGACCGTCGGTTTTAAGGCAGAGATGGATGAAAAAAATGCACAACAAAATGCTTTAAAAATGCTTCAAAGCAAAAATTTAGACGCTGTTTGTCTAAATATACTAAAAAATTCCTCTAGTTTTGGAAGCGATACAAATAAAGTCGATTTTATAACTTCAGATAAATCAGAGTCTATTGAAACGGCAGATAAACTAACCGTTGCATTTGAGATTTTAGAACATGCGAAGAAGATCTCGTAA